The Deefgea tanakiae DNA segment CATTTGGTGATTATCGACGTACTGGCCGTAGGGGTTGCACTCAAACGCGGCCCTGAGCTGATCGATCAGCTCGAGAAAATGAAACGCAATATGAAAGAAAAACGAGTCCGTGGACATGACCACTAAAAAACCACGTAGCAATAATAAGACAACACCAGTTTGCGATCAAAAAGGAACGATTCAGATGTCCAACCTCACCGCATCCCCTGCTTGGCAAGCGCTTGCCGAACATTTCAAAGAAATTTCACCACTGCAAATGCGGGATATGTTTGAGAATGACCCGCATCGCTTTGAACGATTTTCACTTGAGTCGGGCGGCTTGTTCTTTGATTACTCAAAGAATCGTATTAATGAAAAGACCGTCGCCTTGCTAATGGATTTGGCGCGCCAGTCAGGACTGTCTGAACGCATTGAAAAGATGTTTTCCGGTGAAAAAATCAACACCACCGAGAATCGTGCTGTTTTGCATACCGCTTTACGCAATCTCGATCGCAATCCCATCATGGTCGATGGCGAAGACGTGATGCCAAAAGTGAACGCTGTGAAAGAGCAAATCGGCAATTTCTCCGATAAAGTTCGCTCAGGCGAATGGCAAGGCTACACAGGCAAACCAATTACCGATGTAGTAAATATTGGTATTGGTGGCTCAGACCTAGGCCCACTGATGGTGTGCCAAGGCCTGAAAGAGTACGGTCACGCTCGGCTGACCATGCACTTTGTTTCAACTGTAGATGGCGATCAAATCGTTTCAACGCTGAAAAACCTCGATCCAGAAACAACACTGTTTATCGTTGCTTCAAAAACCTTCACGACCCAAGAAACGATTACCAATGCCCGCACTGCACGTAAATGGTTCTTATCAACAGCCATCGATGAAAAGCACATCGCCAAGCATTTTGTTGCTGTATCGACCAATAGCAAAGCCGTGGCCGAGTTTGGTATCGACATCAACAATATGTTTGAATTCTGGGATTGGGTCGGCGGTCGTTACAGCCTCTGGTCAGCAATTGGTCTACCGATTGCCATTTACTTGGGTAAACACAATTACCAAGATTTGTTGCATGGCGCGTACACCATGGATCAACACTTCCGTGGCAAACCACTCGAGCAAAACCTGCCGGTCATTATGGGCATGCTTGGCATTTGGTATGCGAACTTCTTTGAAGCGAGCACACA contains these protein-coding regions:
- the pgi gene encoding glucose-6-phosphate isomerase, coding for MSNLTASPAWQALAEHFKEISPLQMRDMFENDPHRFERFSLESGGLFFDYSKNRINEKTVALLMDLARQSGLSERIEKMFSGEKINTTENRAVLHTALRNLDRNPIMVDGEDVMPKVNAVKEQIGNFSDKVRSGEWQGYTGKPITDVVNIGIGGSDLGPLMVCQGLKEYGHARLTMHFVSTVDGDQIVSTLKNLDPETTLFIVASKTFTTQETITNARTARKWFLSTAIDEKHIAKHFVAVSTNSKAVAEFGIDINNMFEFWDWVGGRYSLWSAIGLPIAIYLGKHNYQDLLHGAYTMDQHFRGKPLEQNLPVIMGMLGIWYANFFEASTHLISPYNQCLSRFPAYLQQLDMESNGKSVDLDGNRVDYATGPVVWGDAGINGQHAYYQMLHQGTQLLPIDFISTIEHPDIPEPHSTILMANVFAQTEAFMRGKNEAEVRAELDKAGIVGEAQEKLAPHKIFKGNRPTNTILMQRLTPRRLGALIALYEHKVFVQGTVWNVNSYDQWGVELGKQLAKAIEADLTTPGLTNTHDASTNGLINYYKRNTPR